One genomic segment of Thermoplasmata archaeon includes these proteins:
- the nikR gene encoding nickel-responsive transcriptional regulator NikR — protein MTVDRIGVSLQGRLLDDFDRLVRSEGFPSRSEALRELIRRALIRERREAGGKVVGTITFVYRHDVGMVTHRILHRQHDFLGTIRATAHTHLNEETCLEVLIVEGDAGRVQELSDRLKTTKGVLFAETVVAAADIG, from the coding sequence ATGACCGTGGACCGCATCGGTGTCTCGCTCCAGGGGAGGCTCCTCGACGATTTCGACCGGCTCGTCCGCTCCGAAGGTTTCCCGAGCCGCTCCGAGGCGCTGCGGGAGCTGATCCGGCGCGCGCTCATCCGGGAACGCCGGGAGGCGGGCGGAAAGGTGGTCGGCACGATCACGTTCGTCTACCGCCACGACGTCGGCATGGTCACCCATCGGATCCTTCATCGACAGCACGACTTCCTCGGGACGATCCGAGCGACGGCCCACACCCACCTGAATGAGGAGACGTGTCTCGAGGTCCTGATTGTGGAAGGGGACGCAGGACGCGTACAGGAACTCTCGGACCGCCTCAAGACGACGAAAGGCGTCTTGTTTGCGGAGACCGTGGTCGCGGCGGCGGACATCGGATAG